A part of Aegilops tauschii subsp. strangulata cultivar AL8/78 chromosome 2, Aet v6.0, whole genome shotgun sequence genomic DNA contains:
- the LOC109758195 gene encoding uncharacterized protein — MEPLVSLPGALKQAGTRRPCTGCSVKDLCLVSKQGSIAEVESALALIKKNGGSIDGRNAFGLGALHLATWRNHLPIVRRLLDAGANPDARDGESGWSSLHRALHFGHLCIAGVLLQFGASLNLEDTKGRTPIDLLSGPVSQTNGDSPNSVATEVFSWGSGTNYQLGTGNAHIQKLPCKVDALHGSYIKTVAASKFHSVAVSSDGELYTWGFGRGGRLGHPDIQSGQTTAVITPRQVTVGLGRKKVNVVAAAKHHTVIATSAGELFTWGSNREGQLGYPSVDTQPTPRRVSSLKQRIIAVAAANKHSAAVADTGEVFTWGSNKEGQLGYGTSNSASNCIPRMVEYLKGKVFNGVSAAKYHTLVFGADGEVFTWGHRLVTPRRVVIARCLKKGGNANVKFHRMERLQVISVAAGVMHSTALTADGAIFYWNSSDLDLRCQQIFSMCGRNVVSISAGKYWTALATSTGDVFMCDAKKRKDETPVFTRVNGVKRASSVCVGETHMLVLSSIYHPEYPPKPKIQSKKPSSEWSGVMEELDEDILFTDVQPETDLSVTNSEMSKGIPSLKSLCEKVAIQHIMEPKNAIQLLEVADSLEAKELKKHCEDTAIRNLDYIFTVAAPSIMNASPEILANLERLLDEKSSEPWSHRRLPTMTATYPAVIDSDAEGDNAGGFPRLRDSQKPASKLYGMSGYGNFLQKESNAEQAVSKQIRAIRKKLQQIEMLEAKQLDGHQLDDQQLAKLESRASLESELAELGFPTEAFSRPSVYVPNKKSEGSKKQKKKFKQAAQSDITSLKHEDKEQNHNKELPEVLPTHGSSEKEPVKPSDDGTSSNTKAIFCPLGDKASRPTSSKKKNKKGGLSLFLSGALDDTSKLSLPTPAVPVTPKQEGPAWGGAKITKGPASLRDIQSEQRSKTNELMTTKAKDRHEDSPDSAGLLRLSSFMPDACSSPISVTPARAVLAHEGDKSTPPWSSSATSPNLSRPSLRDIQMQQEKRHHSVVSHSPKTRTSGFAIPSLGAAPEVVGVKDNVPNRWFKPETDTPSSIRSIQIEEQAMKDFKRFYTTVRIMKPQV, encoded by the exons GATGGAGAATCCGGTTGGAGCAGCCTTCACAGAGCACTTCATTTTGGCCACTTGTGCATTGCTGGTGTTCTTCTACAGTTTGGTGCATCCCTCAATTTGGAGGACACCAAGGGTCGTACACCTATTGATCTTCTCTCTGGCCCTGTATCACAGACTAATGGGGATTCTCCCAATTCAG TTGCAACGGAAGTCTTCAGTTGGGGAAGTGGAACAAACTATCAACTGGGAACTGGCAATGCCCACATACAAAAACTACCTTGCAAAGTAGATGCCTTGCATGGGTCATACATCAAAACTGTTGCTGCATCAAAGTTCCATAGTGTAGCAGTCAGTTCTGATGGTGAATTATACACTTGGGGATTTGGTCGAGGTGGTCGTCTTGGACATCCGGATATTCAGAG TGGCCAGACGACAGCTGTGATTACCCCTCGCCAAGTGACAGTTGGATTAGGCCGTAAAAAGGTGAATGTTGTGGCTGCTGCGAAACATCACACAGTGATTGCTACATCAGCTGGGGAATTGTTTACCTGGGGATCAAACAGAG AGGGTCAGCTTGGTTACCCTTCTGTCGATACCCAACCAACACCAAGGCGTGTTAGTTCACTCAAGCAAAGGATAATTGCAGTAGCCGCTGCAAACAAGCACTCAGCAGCAGTTGCCGATACTGGCGAAGTGTTCACATGGGGTTCCAATAAGGAGGGCCAGCTAGGCTATGGCACTTCAAACTCGGCATCCAATTGCATTCCAAGAATGGTAGAGTATTTGAAAGGAAAAGTATTTAACGGtgtatctgcagcaaaatatcaTACGTTAGTGTTTGGGGCTGATGGTGAG GTGTTCACTTGGGGTCATCGCCTCGTGACCCCTCGCCGTGTTGTAATAGCTAGATGTCTTAAGAAGGGTGGAAATGCAAACGTGAAGTTTCATCGTATGGAGCGACTTCAGGTGATCTCTGTGGCAGCTGGAGTGATGCACAGTACTGCTCTAACAGCTGATGGTGCTATTTTTTACTGGAATTCATCGGATCTGGACTTAAGATGTCAACAG ATATTCTCTATGTGTGGACGGAATGTAGTGAGCATCTCAGCTGGAAAGTACTGGACTGCACTGGCTACATCAACTGGTGATGTTTTCATGTGTGATGCAAAGAAACGTAAGGATGAAACTCCAGTATTTACTCGAGTGAATGGTGTTAAGCGAGCATCATCAGTTTGTGTTGGTGAAACACATATGCTTGTGCTTTCTAGTATTTACCATCCTGAGTATCCACCCAAACCCAAAATCCAAAGCAAAAAGCCCTCATCAGAATGGAGTGGTGTGATGGAAGAGTTGGATGAAGACATATTGTTTACTGATGTCCAGCCTGAAACTGATCTATCTGTAACCAACAGTGAAATGAGCAAAGGCATACCCAGTCTGAAGAGCCTCTGTGAGAAAGTTGCAATTCAGCATATAATGGAGCCAAAGAATGCTATACAACTTCTTGAAGTTGCTGATTCCTTGGAAGCCAAAGAGCTCAAGAAGCACTGTGAG GATACAGCTATTCGCAACCTTGATTACATCTTCACAGTGGCAGCTCCTTCAATTATGAATGCTTCTCCTGAAATTCTTGCAAATTTAGAGAGATTGCTGGATGAAAAATCCTCGGAGCCCTGGAGTCACCGCCGTCTTCCCACAATGACAGCTACTTATCCTGCTGTCATTGATAGCGATGCAGAGGGAGATAATGCAGGAGGATTCCCTAGGCTCAGGGACAGTCAGAAGCCTGCATCAAAGTTGTATGGAATGTCAGGTTATGGTAACTTCCTTCAGAAAGAAAGCAATGCTGAGCAAGCTGTCTCCAAACAGATCAGGGCAATTCGCAAGAAACTGCAGCAGATTGAGATGCTCGAGGCTAAACAACTGGATGGTCATCAGCTTGATGATCAACAGCTAGCAAAGCTCGAGTCTAGGGCTTCCCTCGAAAGTGAACTTGCAGAGCTTGGCTTTCCAACAGAAGCATTTTCAAGACCTTCAGTTTATGTGCCAAACAAAAAATCTGAGGGTTCTAAGAAACAGAAGAAGAAATTCAAGCAGGCAGCACAATCTGATATTACCTCTCTAAAGCATGAGGACAAGGAGCAAAACCACAATAAGGAGCTTCCAGAAGTGTTACCAACCCATGGCTCTTCAGAAAAG GAACCAGTCAAACCATCTGATGATGGCACTTCGAGTAACACAAAAGCCATCTTTTGTCCATTAGGGGACAAAGCTTCCCGGCCAACTTCatcaaagaagaagaacaagaaaggCGGCTTGTCATTGTTTTTGAGTGGTGCTCTTGATGACACCTCAAAGCTAAGCTTGCCTACTCCTGCTGTGCCTGTGACACCAAAGCAAGAAGGACCTGCCTGGGGTGGAGCTAAGATAACGAAGGGACCTGCTTCCCTTCGTGATATTCAAAGCGAGCAGAGGTCGAAAACGAACGAGCTGATGACGACGAAAGCAAAAGACCGCCACGAGGATTCACCTGACAGTGCTGGGCTTTTGCGGCTTTCTTCATTTATGCCTGATGCGTGTTCAAGTCCAATATCTGTTACACCTGCTCGTGCTGTTCTTGCTCACGAAGGGGATAAGAGCACACCTCCTTGGTCATCTTCAGCTACCTCACCCAACCTATCACGACCTTCACTCAGGGACATACAGATGCAGCAG GAGAAACGGCATCACAGCGTTGTCTCCCACAGTCCGAAAACCCGGACATCAGGCTTTGCCATACCATCCCTGGGCGCAGCGCCAGAGGTTGTTGGCGTGAAGGACAACGTTCCCAACCGCTGGTTTAAGCCAGAGACTGACACCCCGTCCTCCATCCGCTCGATCCAGATTGAGGAACAAGCGATGAAGGACTTCAAGCGTTTTTACACCACCGTGAGGATCATGAAGCCACAGGTCTAG
- the LOC109758194 gene encoding proline--tRNA ligase, chloroplastic/mitochondrial isoform X1 produces the protein MASLLRLPSLLVPAAARPAALLRHRGRCLHTSPARLFPAATTAGASSAAPVKMETRGGDREGQVTPRSTDFNAWYTDVIAAAELADYGPVRGTMVIRPYGYAIWEAIQDYLNVKFKETGHSNMYFPQFIPYSFIEKEASHVQGFSPELAVVTIGGGKELEEKLVVRPTSETIVNHMFTKWIQSYRDLPLMINQWANVTRWEMRTKPFIRTLEFLWQEGHTAHATLEEAEKEAMQMIDVYTKFAYEQAAIPVIPGRKSRVETFAGADRTYTIEAMMGDKKALQAGTSHNLGQNFSRAFETQFMDENGQLEHVWQTSWAISTRFVGGIIMTHGDDAGLMLPPRIAPIQVVIVPIWKKGDEKGVVMEAVASVQNTLKEAGIRVKVDDSELRTPGWKFNFYEMKGVPIRIELGPRDVKNRSVVLSRRDVPGKQGKEFGISMEPSILVDHIKGRLEEIQASLLQKAITFRDSNIVDVNSYGELKEVISEGKWARGPWSASDADELKVKEETSATIRCFPFDQPEGAKKCFMTGNPADEVAIFAKSY, from the exons ATGGCCTCGCTGCTGCGCCTCCCCTCGCTACTCGTGCCGGCGGCGGCCAGACCGGCGGCCCTGCTCCGCCACCGGGGCCGCTGCCTCCACACGTCTCCGGCGAGGCTATTCCCTGCCGCTACAACCGCGGGTGCTTCCTCGGCAGCGCCCGTTAAGATGGAGACACGCGGCGGCGACAGGGAGGGGCAGGTGACGCCGCGGTCGACGGACTTCAACGCCTGGTACACGGACGTGATCGCTGCTGCCGAGCTCGCGGACTACGGGCCCGTGCGGGGCACCATGGTCATCCGCCCCTACGGCTACGCCATCTGGGAGGCCATACAG gaTTATTTGAATGTAAAGTTCAAGGAGACGGGGCACAGCAACATGTACTTCCCTCAG TTCATACCGTACTCGTTTATAGAGAAGGAGGCCAGTCATGTCCAAGGGTTTAGTCCGGAGCTTGCAGTAGTTACCATTGGAGGAGGAAAGGAGCTGGAGGAAAAGCTTGTG GTAAGACCAACAAGTGAAACCATCGTAAATCACATGTTCACTAAATGGATCCAGAGCTATCGTGATCTCCCTCTCATGATTAATCAG TGGGCCAATGTGACAAGATGGGAAATGAGGACTAAGCCATTCATCAGAACTCTTGAATTTTTATGGCAAGAAGGTCATACAGCTCATGCAACCCTTGAAGAGGCAGAGAAGGAG GCGATGCAGATGATTGATGTATATACCAAATTTGCTTATGAGCAAGCTGCAATACCAGTTATTCCAGGCAGGAAATCAAGAGTGGAGACATTTGCTGGTGCTGATCGGACCTACACTATAGAAGCTATGATGGGTGACAAGAAGGCCTTACAAGCTGGAACTAGTCACAACCTTGGCCAGAACTTCTCTCGTGCCTTTGAAACACAG TTTATGGATGAAAATGGTCAACTTGAGCACGTATGGCAGACTTCTTGGGCTATTAGCACTCGGTTCGTTGGTGGGATCATCATGACCCATGGCGATGATGCTGGTTTAATGCTTCCACCAAGGATTGCTCCCATTCAG GTGGTAATAGTGCCTATTTGGAAAAAGGGTGACGAAAAGGGTGTTGTTATGGAAGCTGTAGCTTCGGTTCAGAACACGCTCAAAGAAGCAGGCATTAGAGTCAAAGTGGATGACTCAGAGCTGAGAACACCTGGATGGAAGTTTAACTTTTACGAGATGAAA GGAGTTCCCATAAGGATTGAACTTGGTCCCCGCGATGTgaaaaacaggagtgttgtgcttTCTAGGCGAGATGTCCCTGGAAAGCAAGGAAAGGAGTTTGGAATATCTATGGAACCATCAATATTGGTGGATCATATAAAAGGCCGTCTAGAGGAAATTCAGGCATCTCTTCTACAGAAGGCCATCACATTTCGTGATAG TAATATAGTTGATGTCAACTCATATGGAGAACTGAAGGAGGTCATTTCCGAGGGTAAATGGGCAAGAGGTCCATGGTCAGCTAG CGATGCGGATGAGCTGAAGGTGAAAGAAGAGACCAGTGCCACCATCAGGTGCTTTCCCTTTGATCAGCCGGAGGGTGCGAAAAAATGTTTCATGACTGGCAATCCAGCCGATGAAGTTGCTATTTTTGCAAAGTCATATTAG
- the LOC109758194 gene encoding proline--tRNA ligase, chloroplastic/mitochondrial isoform X2, translating to MMDVLLSLKGEYILSTRLGGQDASPGDKFIPYSFIEKEASHVQGFSPELAVVTIGGGKELEEKLVVRPTSETIVNHMFTKWIQSYRDLPLMINQWANVTRWEMRTKPFIRTLEFLWQEGHTAHATLEEAEKEAMQMIDVYTKFAYEQAAIPVIPGRKSRVETFAGADRTYTIEAMMGDKKALQAGTSHNLGQNFSRAFETQFMDENGQLEHVWQTSWAISTRFVGGIIMTHGDDAGLMLPPRIAPIQVVIVPIWKKGDEKGVVMEAVASVQNTLKEAGIRVKVDDSELRTPGWKFNFYEMKGVPIRIELGPRDVKNRSVVLSRRDVPGKQGKEFGISMEPSILVDHIKGRLEEIQASLLQKAITFRDSNIVDVNSYGELKEVISEGKWARGPWSASDADELKVKEETSATIRCFPFDQPEGAKKCFMTGNPADEVAIFAKSY from the exons atgatggatgtattattgagcctcaagggcgagtatatattgagtacaagacttggagggcaagacgcctctcctggagataag TTCATACCGTACTCGTTTATAGAGAAGGAGGCCAGTCATGTCCAAGGGTTTAGTCCGGAGCTTGCAGTAGTTACCATTGGAGGAGGAAAGGAGCTGGAGGAAAAGCTTGTG GTAAGACCAACAAGTGAAACCATCGTAAATCACATGTTCACTAAATGGATCCAGAGCTATCGTGATCTCCCTCTCATGATTAATCAG TGGGCCAATGTGACAAGATGGGAAATGAGGACTAAGCCATTCATCAGAACTCTTGAATTTTTATGGCAAGAAGGTCATACAGCTCATGCAACCCTTGAAGAGGCAGAGAAGGAG GCGATGCAGATGATTGATGTATATACCAAATTTGCTTATGAGCAAGCTGCAATACCAGTTATTCCAGGCAGGAAATCAAGAGTGGAGACATTTGCTGGTGCTGATCGGACCTACACTATAGAAGCTATGATGGGTGACAAGAAGGCCTTACAAGCTGGAACTAGTCACAACCTTGGCCAGAACTTCTCTCGTGCCTTTGAAACACAG TTTATGGATGAAAATGGTCAACTTGAGCACGTATGGCAGACTTCTTGGGCTATTAGCACTCGGTTCGTTGGTGGGATCATCATGACCCATGGCGATGATGCTGGTTTAATGCTTCCACCAAGGATTGCTCCCATTCAG GTGGTAATAGTGCCTATTTGGAAAAAGGGTGACGAAAAGGGTGTTGTTATGGAAGCTGTAGCTTCGGTTCAGAACACGCTCAAAGAAGCAGGCATTAGAGTCAAAGTGGATGACTCAGAGCTGAGAACACCTGGATGGAAGTTTAACTTTTACGAGATGAAA GGAGTTCCCATAAGGATTGAACTTGGTCCCCGCGATGTgaaaaacaggagtgttgtgcttTCTAGGCGAGATGTCCCTGGAAAGCAAGGAAAGGAGTTTGGAATATCTATGGAACCATCAATATTGGTGGATCATATAAAAGGCCGTCTAGAGGAAATTCAGGCATCTCTTCTACAGAAGGCCATCACATTTCGTGATAG TAATATAGTTGATGTCAACTCATATGGAGAACTGAAGGAGGTCATTTCCGAGGGTAAATGGGCAAGAGGTCCATGGTCAGCTAG CGATGCGGATGAGCTGAAGGTGAAAGAAGAGACCAGTGCCACCATCAGGTGCTTTCCCTTTGATCAGCCGGAGGGTGCGAAAAAATGTTTCATGACTGGCAATCCAGCCGATGAAGTTGCTATTTTTGCAAAGTCATATTAG